A single region of the Actinoplanes sp. SE50/110 genome encodes:
- a CDS encoding STAS domain-containing protein, whose translation MTLSITTSTLADGAVEVSPRGEIDVENAYEIREAVAAQLADGSPARIELNMQHVTFIDSVGISALVAAFQLAGVGGVKVVVTHPSRFAHRQLWVTGLLGLFGNPAPHEDDAALSGA comes from the coding sequence GTGACGCTGTCGATAACGACGTCGACGCTGGCTGACGGCGCCGTCGAGGTGTCGCCGCGCGGCGAGATCGACGTCGAGAACGCGTACGAGATCCGTGAGGCTGTCGCGGCCCAGCTGGCCGACGGCTCACCGGCCCGCATCGAGCTCAACATGCAGCACGTGACCTTCATCGACTCCGTGGGCATCAGCGCGCTCGTGGCGGCCTTCCAGCTCGCCGGGGTCGGCGGGGTCAAGGTCGTCGTCACCCATCCGAGCCGGTTCGCGCACCGGCAGCTGTGGGTGACCGGGCTGCTGGGTCTGTTCGGCAACCCGGCCCCGCACGAGGACGATGCGGCGCTCTCCGGCGCCTGA